The sequence GTCCGATTATTATTTGTCAGTAAGTCACGAAACACAGAATTACATTGCGATATATTTACTCTATCAGAATATCAGAGATTTAAAATTACTCGTTAACTTTAGTACAGCACAATGTCGCATGACTTCTTTGTTTTGTTCGTTTTAAAGTTCTCACTGCTCAAGtgattatttagtaattaaaaattgacATTGCCAATATCTAACTTTATTGGATCGGttcactaattaattaaaaacaaaattattgacACTTGAATTCATTAGTGAACCGTGaccgaaaaaaaaacacttgacaCTTGTTGTTTAGACTGCGTCACTTAAGTGAAAcagcaaaaattaaatatgcgaCATGATTGAAAAAAGAACCGTTTGGTTCCATCTCGTATTCTTCCGAGTGTAACACACATTAttttggaatataaaaaaaaaaacttgtattataagaaaatatgtatCTATAAGCtatctataaaaagaaaacatttagaTAACGAAGATTTATAATTGAATCTGCACACTAGATCGACGACTGACTTTGCCATATTCGTTTCTGTTGTAAATAATTCTGAAAGGACTTGTGTTCAATGCATTTACTGTGTAAATGATGTAGcatacttgtaaatatatttttaaatgaataaatacctACTGCTGATTAATTTTCtgattttctttacatttttccttaaaaatgtttttttatattaaaatagtatataagcaatttaaatgaaacatgaAATGAAGCGAATACCATTTATTcttgcattaatataaataacgtaagtCATACAATTCTATTAAGTATCGTGTATTGCACATCGaccgaaatataaacaaatttatacttaataaaaaaattatacaaaataaatgcattttttgTGATATCTCTATAAAACGTGACAATCCTATGTCCAAAATGTCTTaatactgttttaaaataattcagatcaattttttttttaataaattaaaataataagaaatatcgGAATGTCGAGACTTAATTCGTAGACTAGAATAATCGGTATAAATGCAAGCGGTTATACGTAAAGAACTGTCTGTGACGCTCAGCACACGCGCGATGTATAGACTGTACTTATTGTACGCACGAATCGTAGAATCGTATCGGGAAACGGAGACGACGTCCGGTGAACGCAAAGAGCGAACATAGACGTTGCTCAGTTAACGCAGTCGACGTCCGTGCATACGACGCCTACAGTCGCCAGACGCCAGACGTCCCTCAGCAGGAGCAGCCGACGCTCAGTTGGAGCAGGCGTTGTCCAACACCGGTAGCACGGCCTCGCCCATCTCCGAGCAGGCGTCGCCGGCGAGCGAGTAGGACAGCACGAAGCGCAGCGGAGGgggggcggcgggcgcggccaGCAGCAGCAGCTGGGTGAGCGCGGGCGGCGGCAGGAACGGGTTGTAGGCCGGCAGCGACGTGTGCGACGGCGACAGCAGGCGCACCTTGCAGCCCTGCCGGCagaattgtaattttttgtatattcataAACATATCggcaatgtttaatattaccaCCTTTAACCTTCTGTGTAACCTGTGCTGATGATGTATTGTAACGATTTTGTTATAACTATATCCACAGGAATGAGCAGGCACAAGACACTTTGAAGTGCAGCATTGTGAACGATTtaacagtaaaattataaaaaagctcaatatttaacataatttaccTTCGGAACAACCGCTTGAAACTTATAATCCTCTATCGGCGATGTATTTTTACTTGTAGTTGAAACTACGATCACGCTCACGTCTGGCCGCGGCTTATCTTTACAGAAATGTAGCACCACTGTCAATCCGTCATCCTCCTCGAAGACCTTCAACGGAGGAATTTTACTTGGATGAACACTTTGTAGAGTCAAATTAATATCAGTCAGAGGTTTGACATTGTTAGCTCTGGTCATTGCAACGTTCTGATCAGTTGTTAGATTTTCCTTACTTTCTACGGGCGTTGTGATGATTTTCGTATCACTTTCTGCAGGTAATCTTAAGTCCAATATATTGTCTGGAGAGCTATCAGATTTCAGTGTCAAATTCTCGTTTACAATATTCGGAGATGTTGTTTTATCATCGGAACTGATGTCGACCATGACGTCATCGTTGGGGGTAATTAACTTCGAAGACTGCGCCAATGACAATTTATTTTGctcttcgtttttttttgtaaagaaatcCAAATCTAATAACGTATTGTTATTTGCTATTTGTACTTCATGTTTTGGTGATGTTTTTTCCAGGGCATTCATTggaattttttttgtatgtttgctagaaaatatgaaataactaTGAAAGTTACCtatgcattttattaatttatacacaaaTCAGTTCACTTCTAAATTTTAGTATGTAGTAAAGTAAACCAATACTTTTTCTTTAATTGATTCGGAAATATGTTTAACactatattttagtataataatttatgtgcAATTAAATCAGATATTAAATGGACATTTATAATTATGGACAACATCAAAAATAGCTGCTTTGAttactatttacaatatataatattaaaattggtgTTGTAAATATTTCGCTTCCAAATATGAGGCGAGGATTTAACCTACCTACTAAAGTTGTCCAGGCGTTTCAAATTTTCTGGTAACGATTGTTTCAATAATTGCTCACCAAGCGAGTCCAGTTCTTGCCAAccttcgatttttttatttttttctcctaATAAATCTGCCTCCTCTGAAACGTAATAACATgtgaaaatgatataaaaattataatttatatataatttgtatttgataCACCAGGCTTACCAGTGGACATTAAATTAACTGGTTTCAAAGGTTCCGCTATATTTTTGGTGGCATTTTCATTAGCAAAAATATCTCCTAACTCATCAATCACAGTATTGTTGGAATTCTTTGGTTTGTCATTCTCGTTTCTGATACTGTTAGCTCCAGCAAAATCTAATAAGCTATCACTGTTTGTAGTTTGTACTTCCGTCTTAGATTCTTTAGATTTAGTCTTCATTTCACTaacaaatttgttatatttattaaaaacttcatCTAGTACATCATTAGCATGTAGTATGTCacctgtaattaaaaaaataaagtacttaaGTTTTTACTAATATAGACGATTATATTGCATGTTTGAgtcaatttgtgttttttttatatttaaaatgggaaagcagactggcaaataagccacctgatggcaagtggtcaccccTGCCTATATGCATTGGTGCtggaagaaatataaaccatccaTCCAATGCACCATCGATCTTGTgagctaagatattatgtctctttGTGGCTCACTCACTTCTAACCAGAACAAAAGAATACTGTAGGTGCAGTAGAATAAGCGATAAGATGGTTTGTACCTATCTACTCatcatatatacttttttatctatCACTATCGAAATTTTTCGTAGAGTGAAGTTGTTGGTCCCGCCTAAACAAAGCTACTTCTGATGTTCAATCATTAAGATTAAAGGGAGGTGTACTTGGACTAACAACTTTGCATTTGACAAGGtggcatataaaataatatataaaagatgttGAATAATAAATCAGAGATAGActcataaaaatgtttacttagACTTTCAGTGAGTGTGTCAGAGGAGGCCAAGTGTTGCAGCACTGGACGGAGTCTTGCACAACTAGCATATAGCTCATGAATTAGTTGTTCCTCATCAGAAGATGCGTCCTCTGCATGTTCCAACATATCTCTTAGTAGACCTGCACTGTCCAATGCTGCACTTACTTCTTGGGCTCGGCGACTGTTGGCTTCGGAGCGACGTTCTTCCTGTAATCAAATCAATTGATACTTTAACGAGTTCGAAATATGAAATCATTCACATTTTTACTTACatcataacaaattaattatagtcAAAGAACTCATAAGGCTAAAGGAGTGTAatgaatacttatttatttcatttagcttGGCAACCAactcataattattattcaagacttattttatacattgtaGAAATAATATAGAAGCGAATTTTTGAATTTCGGTGAAAAGTGAAATTATTACTTGAAGAGTTAATTAgtcctactggtggtagggctttatttactggtgttagagctttgtgccgagatggcctagtggtaagaacgcgtgaatcttaaccgataatcgtgggttcaaacccgggcaagcaccactgaattattatgtgtttaatttgtgtttataattcatctcgtgcttaacggtgaaggaaaacatcgtgaggaaacctgcatgtgtctaatttcattgaaattctgccacatgtgtattctaccaacccgcattggagcagcgtggtggaataagctccaaaccttctcctcgaaagggagaggaggccttagcccagcagtgggacattaacaggctgttactgttactgttactgagctttgtgcaagctcgtctggtattggtatcgttgtgttgtggcgatgtaagcggtaGCTAAcattcttataatgccaatgtctatggacattggtgaccacttaccatcatttgACCCATATGCTCGAACGCCTACCTATTATACGCCTATATAATACAAATGGGTTATAAAACAAATGGGTTATTTGGGTCTTTTTCTTTGAATATTACCATACTTTTGAAAAGATTGTTATGTCTGTTCAACCtacctattatattttatagcataatttattaaatatgttaaataaaaatttcacctacaatatattgttatgttaataaaaaatactattattaaacaatattcttTCATTTCcacctttatttaataatataaatatacctataataaccctataagttatatttcattttttaaacgtAGTAAACTACCTGTCCTTTTAGACTGtgtatgttaaatttataatttataagcagAAGTAAAAAAACTAGCAGATGCAACTTTTTTCctgattttgattatataactCAATATTGGAATAATCATGTGCCCATAATTCTTAAGACTGCATTATCAATTTGCATATAACTGCTACCCAATTTActttacacaattatttttatagattttgtcCAGCATACATATGTttcttttaatatcaaataagttATTGAACattcttataattaatgtaaaaaaatatatatttaagctaagttattgatatttaattcttGGGATGGTTTTATAGCATGTTTAGTACTACTTGATAAATATAAGGAAAAAGTGAGGGCTTGTTAATATAGCTAACCAGCTGCATTAACAATTATTGATAAACTGACTAGATGTAGGTAATGGTATTTTGTAATTGATATGCatccttatatattataccttAAGAGAAAAAACATGTTATGAATCCTTAATCAgagtagaaatatattttacacagaattattttataaagaaagtaaTAAACTTACTTCTCGGaccattgttttaattaatctatttgcATGTTGCAGATCTTCTGGTTTTTTACTCTGAAGCAGCTTTTGCAAGAGCTTTGATTTTTCTTCATCTTCAAATATAGCACTCTTAGTTCGTGGCTTAGACGTCACAGTATTGTCCTCGGGGGGCAAAGGTGGAGGAGTCTCTTTTATTACACCTTGATTTTTGAGCATATCAAAAGCAACTTTAAATTTGGTTTCTTTTGGATATTCTATGGACCAGGCATGAAGCAGTTGCAGAACCTAAGTGAATGTTTTGGTTTAGGTAACAAAATATcatttgaatgtatatatagttatagcATCTATAGTTATAGCACAATCCACCTACCCTTGTTCGAACATCTGGCGCTGTTCTATCTGCGAAATATTTGGGAGATACCAGCTTTATCATCTCATTTAAGAA comes from Nymphalis io chromosome 15, ilAglIoxx1.1, whole genome shotgun sequence and encodes:
- the LOC126773977 gene encoding ADP-ribosylation factor-binding protein GGA2 → MNVTLTSLEALILKATHETLPQPDAAALEAFCVVMQDSAEGPQLAAQALAARIHSLNAREALLALTMLDRCMRRCDSNFHAEVGKFRFLNEMIKLVSPKYFADRTAPDVRTRVLQLLHAWSIEYPKETKFKVAFDMLKNQGVIKETPPPLPPEDNTVTSKPRTKSAIFEDEEKSKLLQKLLQSKKPEDLQHANRLIKTMVREEERRSEANSRRAQEVSAALDSAGLLRDMLEHAEDASSDEEQLIHELYASCARLRPVLQHLASSDTLTESLSDILHANDVLDEVFNKYNKFVSEMKTKSKESKTEVQTTNSDSLLDFAGANSIRNENDKPKNSNNTVIDELGDIFANENATKNIAEPLKPVNLMSTEEADLLGEKNKKIEGWQELDSLGEQLLKQSLPENLKRLDNFSSKHTKKIPMNALEKTSPKHEVQIANNNTLLDLDFFTKKNEEQNKLSLAQSSKLITPNDDVMVDISSDDKTTSPNIVNENLTLKSDSSPDNILDLRLPAESDTKIITTPVESKENLTTDQNVAMTRANNVKPLTDINLTLQSVHPSKIPPLKVFEEDDGLTVVLHFCKDKPRPDVSVIVVSTTSKNTSPIEDYKFQAVVPKGCKVRLLSPSHTSLPAYNPFLPPPALTQLLLLAAPAAPPPLRFVLSYSLAGDACSEMGEAVLPVLDNACSN